The DNA segment TTTTGTGAATTTTTGCTTTGCAGTCTGATAGCAGAGCAGAGCTATATCCAGCAAAAATGAGATGACTATAATGAGAACATTTCAATCTGAGACTGAAATTTCCCAAGTCGTGTGTTTTTGAAAAGGCAACTTATGATCATGAAAGTACTGCACAGCCATGTTGCCTTacagaatgaagaaagaaaaaaaagcgCATAGTTAACTTGCAGAATATTCCCTTTTAGCATGAAAATTGGTTCTAGCATCCCTCCCAAGGAAGAGGTTTGAGTGCTCAAGCTGAATTGCAAACAGTTGTTGACCTGTGAATATACAAAAAGGATGGACACAAAACTGTAAAAGCACAGCTACAGTGGTTTCAGAGCCATACTCCAGGAAACTAATTGCATCCTCAGATGATGCAGGTGGAATCTGTAGTAACATTTTATAATTCAAACATCTTTTTCTCAGAGGGGCTGACAGCTCTTGCAGAGAGGCCTTCCAAAGATAGAGAATATGATCTGGGGTGAGTGATTCTTTTTGTAAACTCACCCCCTGAAAGTCTCCTTGTGGTAGAGGTGGTCCAAGACGTGGTCTTTGCAGCTCAAAAGGAGAGCACTGGAGATTTCTGACTCTTCCATGGCACTTCAGGAGGACTGAATGTAGCAGCAGTTTTGCTTTGAAGGAAGTCTTAGGACAGGGATGTTCTTGCTGTCACTCTTAACTGGCCCAACACAAATATTCAGACAGGCCATGTGCAGGAAAAATTGCTGCATTTAGTAACAATTTTGTCTAGTTTATGTTTGAGAAAAGGGATgaggaaacaaagcaagaagCATGTGTCAGGAGTAAACCTTGTACCTTTCAGAGCAGTAAGGACAGCTTTACCCACTGGAACCGGCCTGGGGAGGTAGGAGAAGATAATTAAGGAAATATCCGACATTATCAATAATTTAACCATCAAATACGCAGAGAAAAAAGGCGTTCGAGCGGCGGGCCCTAACCAGGGAACACCTTCCCGGGCGGGAGGCTGCCAGGAGCTCCTGGTTTTGCTGACCTTACATCGCCATCTGGTGACTCGCCGTGGAGAACAGCCCTTAAAGCAGGTATGAGCCCCTGCAGtcactgccagggccacccGGCCCCTCCGATGTCACCAGCCCCCTGACAACGCGCCCTTCGCACACTCCACGCTGCCCCACGCCACCCACGCAGCCCCGTCCGCGCATCCCCAGTTCTGCCTCGGCTGCCTTgctgggaaaaggggaggaCGGGGAGTAGAGGTTGAACCTAGacgatctttaaggtcccttccaaccctaacaattccatgattctctggGCATTTGGAATTGCGTTTGTCTGGGGGCACCACACTGCCAAAAACCTCTACAGAGTGTGTCGTGGCTTAGTGCTGGGTCAGCAATTAAATGACTGACAGGTGCTCCCTATTaacccctctgccttcccctagagggaaaggagagagaataatggagagagacttatgggttggaaacacagctttaatgaaacaggaatgatgaaatgaaaataacaaacTATATACAAATCTATACAAAGCCACTATCATGCTCTCCCCTCCAATAGCACTTGGGTCAGTGCTGAGGCTgccaggcagccctggaaaTGCCCCAGACTGGCCTGCTGGAatcagcagcaggtgggagctggatgTGGAAACACACAGATTGGCatcaaaggcagacaaatggatggaGTCCTCTAAGGATGCCAGTCACGGATGAGGAgagcttgacccttgtgatcctACAGATTTATATCAACTATGATCAACAAGATACAGGTACAGGGCTTCAGACCTCTGAGGTGGAAATCTGCCTGCTGGGGGTGCCTGGCTGTGAGTCTGtaaagctgcagctcagcatcagggcagctctgcagccatagtgtgctgctggcagagctggcagcagcctaCTCTTGGCTCAGGCAGGTGACCGAGCTGCCTCGCTGCACCCCAAAAATCATCTCCGTGAAGATGTTCACCTCGGAGATGCCTGTCAGCTGGAACATGCAGGAGTGGGAGGAGGGCAGCACCGTGAGCTGGCAGTGGTGAGACTGAGGCAAAAGCAGCCAGGCTGATCTCACCAGCAGTCGGGCCCAGCAGGCAATTTTCTTCAAGTCCAAGCATGATCTTGTGCAGAGGGTGCGCAGGAGGTCCGAGCTCTGATCCCCGGGCAGCTTGGAGGTGGGGTGGtggagaaagcaggaaataTTCCCCAGCAGCTGGTCCCTCCAGCACGTGCACTCCAGCCCCACGTGGATGACGTTGCGGTGCCCCGCTGGCAGCTGCCCCGTGGTGTCCATCTGCAGCCTGAAGGAGTGCCCAGGGGGTGgctgcaggaacacaggcagagTGTAGGTGATGGTGTTCTCCTGGACCCTCCAGAATCCAGAGGTGCCGTCCATCCCAGGGACCGGGTGCACCTGGGGCATGGAAGTCTTCTTGCTGAGCATTTGGCAGACACCAAGAAGGTCACCCACCAGCTCCTTCACCACCTTGCAGATGTCAGGCAAATCCTGCACTGGTGATGGGGTGGGCACAGCCAAAGCTCTGCCAACACTGGGTTTACCACGGGGGtcttcctgctcctgcttgTTGTCCTTCTCCATCATGCTGCTGGAGCCCCTGGAGGCAAACTGCTTGTTCCTGGCCAGccagcaaaacacagcaagcaGGAGCATGGCTCTATGGTAGAGATGAAAAGGAGCAATatggaaaagtcccaggctgggctcctggactcagcagcaggtTGGAGCTGGTTCCAGGAATGTACAAATTGGGATCAAAGGCAAACAAATGGACAGAGTCCCCTAAGGGTGCTGGTCATGGATGAGGAGAGCTTGACCCTGATGATCCCTCAGACTTACACTGAGAATGGTGTGGATGGGATGGAAAACTTcctttggtcaattttggtcagCCATCTCCTCTACTCATCCctataatataatattatataagGGTCACAGGTGTTACCCCTTTCATGccttttgtttccagagcataaaaagttttgcagaaccttggttctgcataccagtctccAACATTACTGTAAACATCAGTTCTAGAAGCAGAAATTGACTGAAAAACatgccattaatttcagcaagagcAGTTCCTTAGAAGACTTAACTATAAAGGACAACAACTAGAAAGGAAATTAGTTCTGAAACCAGAAACCAGGACAAGAAAACAGCCTCGTGCTTTAGCATGGTGACATAAAGAATTAAGTCAAGCTTTGGGATGAACCACTAGGTACCAGCAAACACTCTTGAAGTTGTGGATATATGGAAAAGAGTCCAAACCTCAAATAGAGTGAATATGCCAGTTTATTTTGACTAAGGCATCTTTTtaggtttggttgttttgttgtttttttttttttagaatgaaGGGAAATTCTTTGAGGGTCGCAGAGTTACTATCTGTTAGAAGGAGGACAACTATAGGTATAAAATGGATTACATATCACCTAATGGTTTTATTTAGATAAAGAGTAGTATGAAACTTCCCCATGTTAATTGCACTTCAATTTGAGCACATTACACTAATTAGAAAGCCAGCATGATGAGTTTCATAAACAAGCTGCACcgtattttaaaaatacagcttagtaaacaataattttaaaaaatatatagataCTGTTCTGAGCTccagaaaaattcaaatatgGTAAAGTGAAGTAGTAATGTTTAGCTGGAAGGATTTCCTGAAAGTATAACATTAGCAAATCCTCTCTCATTTAACCTGTTTAAAGTTCCTGTAAACACCTCTCAGTACAATGCATAATGTACCCACTGCTGACCAAGGTTGAAATAATGGTCAGTGTTTCATACACCCTTTGGGAGACCAGAACAAAAGAAGCCCCACATTTGGACTAGCTGTATAAGCACAAGGCTACAATAGAGGATGGCTCCATTCTGACAAAACaatccaggaaagaaaaacactctTGGAAGAGTTGTTCTAGACTTGGATAACTAAGGAGATCCATGAACAATATTATTTATCTTGGCTTGAAAAGGAGACACATCTGTTCACTGCCCAGAGCTACAAACAAGTCATACTGGAGAGCTAAAATCTGgttacataaataaaaattacccTGGATGGAACCCTAAGGGCAGAACCATGGCTCTTCAGGAAATCTACACAATGCTATAATTCCCACATGTATTGCTTCATTTTGCAAGTTCTGCATTATTTTAGTAGCAGTTAGTGAACTCAATAGTATGTGTAAAAGTAATAGAAAGCAATATTATATTTCTTCTCATAACTTACAAGTCTTAAAGGCTCTATTAGAAAGCATTCAATATATACTTGACACAAACAGACACATTTTGACTGATATCTAATACTTTACATTTCAAAGAAGTAGAACTACAAAACAGCCTCTGCTGAAAAGTAGAGCTTTAAGTATTTGCAGACActgttctgtatttctgtttacaATCTGAGTTTTTAGAACTATTTGGAGACtatatttttcctccctttttcttcccttctaaAGAAGCCAATAAAAATGGCTTCTGTAAGATACCTTGGTGACTAAAGGTGAGTGGGATGAACTCTCTCCATGATGAAGAGTGGATTTGCCAAGTGAATAGATGAGTGCAGGCTCAGGGAGGCTCCAGGGAGCCAGGTGAAGGTCACCAGCACTGCACAGCTTTCTGGCTCTGGCATTTTTCTGAAGATCTGTCTCCAAACATTGAAAATGGTTCAAGCCAgtcataaagaaaaaagccaaacatcCTGCATGTAGTTTGTTCAGCAAGCTAATTCATTTAAATAGTTGCTCATGAGACTCAGCAAAACTCTATGGCCTCCCCTT comes from the Heliangelus exortis chromosome 4, bHelExo1.hap1, whole genome shotgun sequence genome and includes:
- the LOC139796328 gene encoding inositol 1,4,5-trisphosphate receptor-interacting protein-like 1 — its product is MLLLAVFCWLARNKQFASRGSSSMMEKDNKQEQEDPRGKPSVGRALAVPTPSPVQDLPDICKVVKELVGDLLGVCQMLSKKTSMPQVHPVPGMDGTSGFWRVQENTITYTLPVFLQPPPGHSFRLQMDTTGQLPAGHRNVIHVGLECTCWRDQLLGNISCFLHHPTSKLPGDQSSDLLRTLCTRSCLDLKKIACWARLLVRSAWLLLPQSHHCQLTVLPSSHSCMFQLTGISEVNIFTEMIFGVQRGSSVTCLSQE